One part of the Rudaeicoccus suwonensis genome encodes these proteins:
- the rpsG gene encoding 30S ribosomal protein S7: MPRKGPAPKRPLVVDPVYGSPLVTQLVNKILLDGKKSIAERIVYGALEGCREKTGTDPVVTLKRALDNVKPSLEVKSRRVGGATYQVPIEVKPGRATTLSLRWLVGYSRQRREKTMTERLMNEILDASNGLGAAVKRREDTHKMAESNRAFAHYRW, from the coding sequence ATGCCTCGCAAGGGCCCCGCTCCGAAGCGCCCCCTGGTCGTCGACCCGGTCTACGGCTCCCCGCTGGTCACTCAGCTGGTCAACAAGATTCTGCTCGACGGCAAGAAGTCCATCGCCGAGCGCATCGTCTACGGCGCCCTCGAGGGTTGCCGTGAGAAGACCGGCACCGACCCGGTCGTCACGCTGAAGCGCGCGCTGGACAACGTCAAGCCGAGCCTCGAGGTCAAGAGCCGCCGTGTCGGTGGCGCGACCTATCAGGTGCCGATCGAGGTCAAGCCGGGCCGCGCGACGACCTTGTCGCTGCGGTGGCTGGTCGGCTACTCGCGTCAGCGTCGTGAGAAGACGATGACCGAGCGCCTCATGAACGAGATCCTCGACGCGAGCAACGGCCTCGGTGCCGCTGTGAAGCGCCGCGAAGACACCCACAAGATGGCCGAGTCCAACCGGGCCTTCGCACACTACCGCTGGTGA
- the rpsL gene encoding 30S ribosomal protein S12 has product MPTINQLVRKGRQDKTSKVSTPALKGSPQRRGVCTRVYTTTPKKPNSALRKVARVKLTSGIEVTAYIPGVGHNLQEHSIVLVRGGRVRDLPGVRYKIIRGSLDTQGVKGRQQSRSRYGAKKEKK; this is encoded by the coding sequence TTGCCTACAATCAACCAGCTCGTCCGCAAGGGTCGGCAGGACAAGACCAGCAAGGTCTCGACGCCGGCTCTGAAGGGCAGCCCCCAGCGACGCGGTGTGTGCACCCGCGTCTACACCACCACACCCAAGAAGCCGAACTCCGCGCTGCGCAAGGTCGCTCGCGTGAAGCTCACCTCGGGCATCGAGGTCACGGCATACATCCCGGGCGTCGGCCACAACCTGCAGGAGCACTCGATCGTGCTCGTGCGTGGCGGTCGTGTGAGGGACCTGCCGGGTGTGCGTTACAAGATCATCCGCGGCTCGCTCGACACCCAGGGTGTCAAGGGCCGTCAGCAGTCCCGTTCCCGTTACGGCGCGAAGAAGGAGAAGAAGTAA
- a CDS encoding glycosyltransferase, translating to MNAATAGTGFDGLIIAAIVPCYNEEVAVPQVVTDLLAAVDDITVYVYDNNSNDRTAEVAAAAGAIVRTETRKGKGNVVRRAFADIDADIYLLIDGDDTYDASAAPLMIETLLSGPYDHVLGVRTEESDESAYRPGHEAGNRMFNRLISHLFGEDVTDMLSGYRVFSRRFVKSFPALSREFEIETELTVHAVNLRLPQVEVPVGFKDRPEGSESKLRTYHDGFRILRLIGSLLQHERPLALFSTIGAFFMVVAVILGIPLFFTYAETHAVPRLPTAVLATGVMLAGIMSFVVGLVLNGIQRQRRESARLSYLRLPSVARPDRPTNS from the coding sequence GTGAATGCAGCAACCGCCGGAACGGGGTTCGACGGTTTGATCATCGCCGCGATCGTCCCGTGCTACAACGAAGAAGTCGCCGTCCCCCAAGTGGTGACCGACCTGCTCGCGGCGGTCGACGACATCACCGTCTACGTCTACGACAACAACTCCAACGACCGCACCGCCGAAGTTGCGGCCGCAGCCGGAGCAATCGTGCGCACCGAGACGCGCAAAGGCAAGGGCAACGTCGTCCGCCGCGCATTCGCCGACATCGATGCGGACATCTATCTGCTCATCGACGGCGACGACACGTATGACGCATCCGCAGCCCCGCTCATGATCGAGACGCTGCTGTCCGGCCCCTACGACCACGTTCTCGGCGTGCGGACCGAGGAGTCCGACGAGTCGGCATACCGACCGGGCCACGAGGCCGGAAACCGGATGTTCAACAGGCTGATCAGCCACCTGTTCGGTGAGGACGTCACCGACATGCTCTCGGGCTACCGGGTGTTTTCCCGTCGATTCGTGAAGTCGTTCCCGGCACTGTCACGAGAGTTCGAGATCGAGACCGAGCTCACCGTGCACGCGGTCAATCTGCGACTCCCGCAGGTGGAGGTGCCCGTCGGATTCAAGGACCGCCCCGAGGGCAGCGAATCCAAACTGCGGACCTACCACGACGGTTTCCGCATCCTGCGGCTGATCGGGAGCCTGCTGCAGCACGAGCGCCCGCTGGCGCTGTTCTCCACCATCGGCGCGTTCTTCATGGTCGTTGCCGTCATTCTCGGCATACCTCTGTTCTTCACGTATGCCGAGACCCACGCGGTGCCGCGACTTCCGACCGCGGTGTTGGCGACAGGCGTCATGCTCGCCGGGATCATGAGCTTCGTCGTCGGGTTGGTGCTGAACGGCATCCAACGGCAACGGCGTGAGAGCGCGCGACTGAGCTACCTGCGCCTGCCGTCCGTGGCTCGCCCGGACCGCCCCACCAACTCGTGA